CAGGTGTTCTGTAATCTTTATAGAATTTGCTAATAAAAAAGTCGATACAGAAAAGTTAAGTATTTCAAAACAGAAGCTAACTTAACTTCTACTGCATTATTCTTAACTAGAGTGACACATTCAATTCTTGGCATGATAATAATTTTCTCTCCAGCAATTGAAAGGAAATTCGTTTACCCGTACACCAGCCGTAATATCCATAAGTTTCAGAGCCACCAATAATTTTTTCAAAGCCTACAAAATATAGCGTTGGCTCAACAATAGATTGGCACTTGCCATCTGTTTTTGGTAGTAATCTATCGTTTACATTAAGATACAATTCAGGCTGTTTCAAAATTTTATTGATGCCGGGACGAAAGCCAGTCCCTAAAATAATTGCATCGTAATCTTGCGATACACCGTTAGCAAAAATTACGCCTGTTTTTGAGAGTTGCTGAATACTACTAGAGATGACTTGAATATTTCCTTTTTTAATTTGTTTGACAGTGCCTCGATCTACCCAAGCTACACGACCTTGATTAACTTCTACATCCATTGGTCCTTTATCTTCTGGATAGATAGAGTACGCACTCAAGTCTAAAGCAAAACGTTGAATAAATTTATCGGTTTCCTCAATATCTGCTTGCAATTCTTCAGGAGAGAAATTTATCACTCTCTCCATAGCTTCTATTCTAGTAGAGATTGTATTTTGATTAAACAACCTTTTAAGGTATGACTTACTTCGCCATAACCAATATTGTAGCGATCGCAATCTTGGATAAAGAGGAAATACCCAACGTTTACCACGAATTAACATATGTACAGTAGCAGCACCATGCTCATATAAATCTAATGCTATTTCTGCTGCTGAATTTCCCGAACCAATGACTAAAATTTTCTGATTTTGATAAGGTATACCATTTTTATAAGCACTACTGTGAAGAATTTGACCTGAAAAATCTTCTTGTCCCAAAAATTTTGGTATCATTGGTTCATTAGTTAGCCCTGTGCAGATAACAAGAACCTTGCATTGTAAAATATCTTTACCTGTTTGTATTTGCCAGTTATAATCTGTTTGATTCTGATTATAAATCTTGGTAACGCTTTGTACCTCTTCAGCAAAACGAATATGTGGGTTCACTTGAAAATGATGTGTATATTCTGTTAAATACTGCACCATCTCATTTTTGGTCTTAAAGGTGGAATATTTTTCCTTACCCTCAAAA
This genomic interval from Scytonema hofmannii PCC 7110 contains the following:
- a CDS encoding flavin-containing monooxygenase, translating into MNTKLDIIIIGAGFCGITVAASLKTFGIDNFVVIEKGDTVATIWKNAYERLVSQNPYFTLPFFEGKEKYSTFKTKNEMVQYLTEYTHHFQVNPHIRFAEEVQSVTKIYNQNQTDYNWQIQTGKDILQCKVLVICTGLTNEPMIPKFLGQEDFSGQILHSSAYKNGIPYQNQKILVIGSGNSAAEIALDLYEHGAATVHMLIRGKRWVFPLYPRLRSLQYWLWRSKSYLKRLFNQNTISTRIEAMERVINFSPEELQADIEETDKFIQRFALDLSAYSIYPEDKGPMDVEVNQGRVAWVDRGTVKQIKKGNIQVISSSIQQLSKTGVIFANGVSQDYDAIILGTGFRPGINKILKQPELYLNVNDRLLPKTDGKCQSIVEPTLYFVGFEKIIGGSETYGYYGWCTGKRISFQLLERKLLSCQELNVSL